In Brevundimonas subvibrioides, a genomic segment contains:
- a CDS encoding PD-(D/E)XK motif protein, with translation MADQWDTIPRAAAAGSRTERLADPEHALDFFRGRDFEGRHLFWLSVDWQGDELPKCPTLSGIEAECQPEGAGTRLTLALRDSGQLEVFAALCANLMDATRHLTSEGGKQALHVVVARLRRWQELLGRRRDNILTRQAIIGLVGELLVFRDQVLSRLPAGEAALCWRGPFSDEQDFVFGGRILEVKTQLATADRRFQIASEHQLDTTSGPITLVHQLIGAGANDPAARSLNELVAEISSTIRERSPDALDLFNAGIIEVGYVVRSEYDAEAWAPAGLRVYEILDGFPRIAARGLPAGISRVQYEVSLSFCGDFERPIEWLEKVVLG, from the coding sequence ATGGCTGATCAATGGGACACCATTCCGCGGGCCGCCGCGGCCGGGAGCCGAACAGAGCGTCTCGCCGATCCAGAACACGCGCTCGACTTCTTTCGGGGCCGTGACTTTGAAGGCCGGCATCTGTTCTGGCTCAGTGTCGACTGGCAGGGCGACGAGTTGCCGAAGTGCCCCACCCTTTCAGGCATTGAGGCCGAGTGCCAACCGGAAGGCGCCGGGACCCGGTTGACTCTGGCGTTGCGCGATAGCGGTCAGCTCGAAGTTTTCGCGGCGCTTTGCGCCAACCTTATGGACGCAACACGACACCTGACGTCCGAAGGTGGCAAGCAAGCTCTGCATGTCGTGGTCGCTCGCCTTCGGCGGTGGCAGGAACTCCTCGGCCGGCGGCGCGACAACATCCTCACGCGGCAGGCGATCATCGGGCTAGTGGGCGAACTTCTCGTCTTTCGCGACCAGGTCCTGTCACGGCTGCCGGCAGGCGAAGCGGCGCTGTGCTGGAGAGGTCCCTTTTCCGATGAGCAGGATTTTGTTTTCGGCGGACGCATCCTAGAGGTGAAGACCCAGCTCGCCACCGCGGACCGGCGTTTCCAGATCGCGTCGGAGCATCAGCTCGACACGACGTCCGGCCCGATCACGCTGGTCCACCAGTTGATCGGCGCCGGTGCCAATGATCCGGCGGCACGCTCGCTGAATGAGCTGGTGGCTGAAATCAGCAGCACGATCAGGGAGCGATCGCCCGACGCGCTCGACCTGTTCAATGCCGGCATCATCGAAGTCGGCTATGTCGTGAGGTCCGAGTACGACGCAGAAGCCTGGGCTCCCGCTGGCTTGCGCGTCTATGAGATCCTCGACGGATTTCCCCGCATTGCCGCGCGTGGCCTCCCGGCTGGCATATCCCGCGTGCAGTACGAGGTCAGCCTCTCGTTCTGCGGTGACTTCGAGCGTCCCATCGAGTGGCTGGAGAAGGTTGTTCTCGGATGA
- a CDS encoding ATP-binding protein yields MRFKENPPDAAALMTSARSFGNYDLPGAIADLIDNSIKAKANQVSISCLFNAGNPTLSVVDNGHGMLAEELEAAMRPASTNPATERSVDDLGRFGWGMKSASFSQCRRLTVISRQRGMLSAATWDLDDIDGWRMAVYEEEEASALVRGLPSIADGTEIHWEKCDRLSENGTLGEDTFNDLVSYTRARLELIFHKFLAGLDGAPKLAIRVNGLPLEAYDPFYRSHPATQPLEKEDLPLSGALIRISPFVLPHYSKLKLSEHDRLGGEDGFLRNQGFYVYRNHRLIIHGTWFRLAKYGELSQLVRISVDIPNSLDDVWKITVDKSDAQLPAALRKRLSQIVEKLRGQASRVYQAKGAKIDKPGVTHVWSRTIRQNEIRYSVNRDHSLIAAVLEADETGRVSALLKLVEQAFPVGSFAQDASINISRIHQTEADPRRLIELAETVAVATLAEVGDMKEMARVMKQQEPFASSWALIEDHFKSKGWKVA; encoded by the coding sequence TTGAGATTCAAGGAAAATCCGCCAGATGCGGCGGCTCTGATGACGTCCGCGCGCAGCTTCGGTAATTACGATCTGCCGGGCGCAATTGCAGACCTGATCGACAACAGCATCAAGGCGAAGGCGAACCAGGTCAGCATCAGTTGCCTGTTCAATGCCGGCAACCCGACACTCAGCGTCGTGGACAATGGCCATGGCATGTTGGCTGAGGAGCTCGAGGCAGCCATGCGTCCCGCCTCCACAAACCCCGCGACAGAGCGCTCAGTTGATGATCTGGGCCGGTTTGGTTGGGGGATGAAATCAGCCTCCTTTTCTCAGTGTCGCCGACTTACGGTGATCTCGCGCCAACGCGGAATGCTGTCTGCGGCCACCTGGGATCTGGACGACATCGATGGCTGGCGCATGGCGGTCTATGAGGAAGAAGAAGCGTCGGCGCTGGTCCGCGGGCTCCCGAGCATAGCCGACGGTACAGAAATCCATTGGGAAAAGTGCGACCGCCTGTCCGAGAATGGCACCCTCGGAGAGGACACGTTCAACGATCTCGTGTCCTACACCCGCGCCCGGCTGGAGCTGATCTTCCACAAGTTCCTGGCGGGGTTGGACGGCGCACCCAAACTGGCGATCAGGGTCAACGGACTGCCACTCGAAGCCTACGACCCCTTCTACCGCTCCCACCCGGCGACCCAGCCACTGGAGAAGGAAGATCTCCCACTGAGCGGCGCGCTGATCCGGATCAGCCCCTTCGTGCTACCCCATTACTCCAAGCTCAAGCTGTCGGAGCACGACCGCCTCGGGGGTGAGGACGGGTTTCTCCGGAATCAGGGGTTCTACGTTTATCGCAACCACCGCCTGATCATTCACGGCACCTGGTTCCGGCTCGCCAAGTACGGCGAGCTTTCCCAACTGGTGCGGATCTCCGTCGATATTCCCAACTCGCTGGATGACGTCTGGAAAATTACAGTCGACAAGTCCGACGCCCAGCTGCCTGCAGCTCTGCGAAAGAGACTATCCCAGATCGTCGAGAAGCTTCGCGGTCAGGCATCGAGGGTCTACCAGGCCAAGGGCGCAAAGATCGACAAACCGGGCGTGACCCACGTGTGGTCCCGGACCATCCGCCAAAACGAGATCCGGTACTCGGTAAACCGCGACCACTCGCTCATTGCCGCGGTGCTGGAGGCCGACGAGACCGGGCGCGTGTCGGCCTTGTTGAAGCTGGTGGAGCAGGCCTTCCCGGTCGGAAGCTTCGCCCAGGACGCTTCGATCAACATCTCGCGCATCCACCAGACGGAGGCCGATCCAAGGCGGCTGATCGAGCTGGCAGAAACCGTGGCCGTCGCGACCTTGGCAGAAGTCGGGGACATGAAAGAGATGGCGCGAGTGATGAAGCAGCAGGAGCCCTTTGCAAGCAGCTGGGCTCTCATTGAAGATCATTTCAAGAGTAAGGGCTGGAAAGTTGCCTGA
- a CDS encoding DUF2779 domain-containing protein codes for MTSTTPRGPGLSKSQIASFEQCARRLWLAVHQPDAAAMDDGAQARFAAGHEVGAIARALAPDGVLVETDPDLGAALESTRRGLAAGGHPLFEATFEHEGVLVRIDVLEPMGDATWRVAEVKSATSAKPHHRSDLATQVWVARQAGVPIGSATIRHIDNRFVLTEPGRFEGLLADQECLDEIEPLVAEREALIEAARETLVGPDPAIAPGDHCASPHACAFSVHCNQGLPEPPAWPVTVLPNGGGRRWLDLGVDDLLQVEAEALTNPVHRRVYEATVSGATFHDVAAARAAIGAWAWPRAWLDFETIAFAVPRWVGTRPYQQVPFQFSVHVEQEDGRIEHQAFLSLDGEDPRRACAQALIDALPEAGAIIAYNASFERGRIRELADVFPDQAPALSAMADRIVDLLPVARATWYHRDQRGSWSIKAVLPTVAPELDYGGLDVRDGGQAQTAWLEIAAGADPARRAELERGLLAYCERDTWAMVVLARRLCEA; via the coding sequence ATGACGTCGACGACGCCACGCGGACCTGGCCTTTCGAAATCGCAGATCGCGTCCTTCGAGCAGTGCGCCCGCAGGCTCTGGCTCGCGGTTCACCAGCCGGACGCCGCCGCCATGGACGATGGTGCCCAAGCCCGGTTTGCGGCGGGCCATGAAGTCGGGGCGATCGCCCGGGCCCTAGCGCCCGATGGTGTGCTGGTGGAGACGGACCCCGACCTTGGCGCCGCGCTGGAGAGCACGCGCCGCGGGCTCGCCGCCGGCGGTCATCCGCTGTTCGAAGCCACCTTCGAACATGAGGGCGTGTTGGTCCGCATCGATGTGCTTGAGCCGATGGGTGACGCGACCTGGCGCGTCGCCGAGGTCAAGAGTGCGACCTCCGCGAAACCGCACCATCGGTCCGATCTGGCGACCCAGGTGTGGGTGGCGCGCCAAGCCGGAGTCCCCATCGGCAGCGCCACGATCCGCCATATCGACAACCGTTTCGTGCTGACCGAGCCGGGCCGGTTCGAGGGACTTCTGGCCGACCAGGAATGCCTCGATGAGATCGAGCCGCTGGTGGCGGAGCGAGAGGCGCTGATCGAGGCCGCGCGGGAGACCCTCGTGGGACCGGATCCCGCCATCGCGCCGGGCGACCACTGCGCCTCGCCCCACGCCTGTGCGTTCTCCGTTCACTGCAACCAGGGCCTCCCGGAACCGCCGGCCTGGCCGGTCACCGTACTCCCGAATGGCGGCGGGCGGCGTTGGCTCGACCTGGGGGTGGATGACCTTCTCCAGGTGGAGGCGGAGGCACTGACCAACCCGGTGCACCGGCGGGTGTATGAGGCGACCGTCAGCGGCGCGACCTTCCATGACGTGGCCGCCGCCCGCGCGGCGATCGGCGCGTGGGCTTGGCCAAGGGCCTGGCTGGATTTTGAAACCATAGCCTTTGCGGTCCCGCGCTGGGTCGGGACCCGGCCCTACCAGCAGGTCCCATTCCAGTTCTCCGTCCACGTCGAACAGGAGGACGGCCGGATCGAGCACCAGGCCTTCCTCAGCCTCGACGGCGAGGATCCGCGTCGCGCCTGCGCGCAAGCCTTGATCGACGCTCTGCCCGAGGCCGGTGCGATCATCGCCTACAATGCGAGCTTTGAACGTGGCCGGATCCGGGAGCTGGCAGACGTATTCCCGGACCAGGCGCCCGCGCTGTCGGCGATGGCGGACCGGATCGTCGATCTTTTGCCGGTCGCGCGGGCGACCTGGTATCATCGCGATCAGCGCGGCAGCTGGTCGATCAAGGCGGTGCTGCCGACGGTCGCGCCCGAACTCGACTATGGCGGTCTCGACGTGCGGGACGGCGGACAGGCCCAAACGGCCTGGCTTGAGATCGCGGCGGGCGCGGATCCGGCGCGCCGTGCCGAGCTTGAACGCGGTCTGCTCGCCTACTGCGAGCGCGATACCTGGGCGATGGTCGTGCTGGCCCGGCGGCTATGTGAAGCCTGA
- a CDS encoding HNH endonuclease, with product MVKRAPDMQLVAYALARCGDREGGADRPPAWLEVDSWREAYARFFDVLGDGRTLESFANSLKNARDAFDAHVDSSRIGWIDRDPERARGADTMVGRMLREWRPRSDAELQAAVLAVLARGPTPPAVGAPATPSSGSSAPAAAETGLLRARTDEGRMLAADFSLAGDVPSTELTFECADGRRRNRDYGAAIELVLARLQRLDAIVLNARVSSQVAERRAAAEGLDLALDPRPFAWPLPLTDVSPRTLRLALGRAGARVGRPEGTSGNTTKRITLRLQVAAASLAALAEALVSGAGSVTGKAGGDPDGWTGPPAPTAPIATVDPAELEALRQRYRDAPPKVKHRLSAAIERGGVGNLVKRANGYRCQVCEALGLPPLGFRKRNGVPYVEAHHVLPVASLAPGALGPQNVITVCANHHRQLHYGTVEIAPQNEGFHLVLDGRSLILSRHTCPHRGVVVGASD from the coding sequence GTGGTCAAGCGCGCGCCGGACATGCAGCTCGTCGCCTATGCACTGGCGCGCTGCGGCGACCGCGAGGGCGGCGCCGATCGACCGCCGGCGTGGCTCGAGGTCGACAGCTGGCGCGAGGCTTACGCGCGCTTCTTCGACGTGCTCGGAGACGGCCGCACGCTGGAGAGTTTCGCCAACAGTCTCAAGAACGCCCGAGACGCCTTCGACGCCCACGTCGACTCCAGCCGTATCGGCTGGATCGACCGAGATCCGGAGCGCGCCCGGGGGGCCGACACCATGGTGGGCCGGATGTTGCGGGAATGGAGACCACGCAGCGACGCCGAGCTTCAGGCGGCGGTTCTGGCCGTGCTGGCGCGGGGGCCGACGCCACCCGCCGTCGGGGCACCCGCGACGCCAAGCTCAGGTTCCTCCGCGCCCGCCGCCGCGGAGACCGGACTGCTTCGGGCGCGGACCGACGAGGGCCGGATGCTCGCGGCGGACTTCAGTCTTGCGGGCGACGTGCCGTCTACCGAGCTCACCTTCGAATGCGCCGACGGCCGGCGGCGCAACCGGGACTATGGCGCAGCGATCGAGCTGGTTCTGGCCCGGCTGCAGCGCCTCGACGCCATCGTGTTGAACGCCCGGGTCTCCAGTCAGGTGGCGGAGCGGCGCGCGGCGGCCGAGGGTCTGGATCTGGCTCTCGACCCGCGACCCTTCGCCTGGCCGCTGCCGCTGACGGATGTCTCGCCGCGGACGCTGCGATTGGCTCTCGGCCGCGCCGGCGCGCGCGTCGGCCGCCCGGAGGGGACCAGTGGCAACACCACCAAACGCATCACCCTGCGCCTGCAGGTCGCCGCCGCGTCGCTGGCGGCGCTCGCCGAGGCGCTGGTGTCCGGCGCCGGTTCGGTGACGGGGAAGGCGGGCGGCGATCCGGACGGCTGGACCGGGCCGCCGGCCCCGACGGCCCCGATCGCCACCGTTGATCCGGCGGAGCTGGAGGCGCTGCGGCAGCGCTACCGCGACGCGCCGCCGAAGGTGAAGCATCGTCTGAGCGCGGCCATCGAGCGCGGCGGGGTCGGGAACCTGGTCAAGCGCGCCAACGGCTATCGGTGTCAGGTGTGCGAGGCGCTGGGTCTGCCTCCTCTGGGGTTCCGCAAGCGGAATGGCGTGCCCTACGTTGAGGCCCATCACGTCCTGCCGGTGGCCAGCCTGGCTCCCGGCGCGCTGGGGCCGCAGAACGTCATCACCGTTTGCGCCAACCATCACCGCCAGCTGCACTATGGAACAGTGGAGATCGCCCCTCAGAACGAGGGCTTTCACCTCGTCCTCGATGGCCGCTCCCTGATCCTCAGCCGTCATACCTGCCCCCACCGGGGCGTGGTCGTGGGCGCCTCAGACTGA
- a CDS encoding Z1 domain-containing protein → MPDFNAELAFYRTRISTNYADALSSSGALPAEAIDQSLEFNPFGLSDDDLAQIARQLRASFAVQQTVGHSITKGYTPWLRQRSDIDFWYWRRLQRFYLETGALPPHVVGVLDRVTSEVLDYSGNPVEPGSWSRRGMVLGHVQSGKTTNYSALICKAADAGYKVIILLAGITNSLRAQTQERIDEAFIGRKALFGAATIERLPIVNFAQGFREPAFGTTRDQDFNRDRATGYGVTFDALREPVIFVLKKNKHSLESLRDWVANQARGGRIDQPLLLIDDEADNASVNTSKDPNGTTTINRAIREVLGLFSRSTYVGYTATPFANIFIDPETEDEMLRDDLFPRHFIKALDPPNNYVGAEAVFAPTGRLRERMIRVVSDYQDVLPLKHKRSESLPSLPPSLVDAVRAFVLARAIRVRAGDGAKHASMMINVSRFNDVQERVFGLVYSQLEKIRQAITVNSMAGEAGWRDLELQALAGVFDAEFATEELTLADLVPHLFEAVRTIEVRTVNMKGGELDYSRHAAEGLHVIAIGGLALSRGLTLEGLMISYILRNTAASDTLMQMARWFGYRPGYEKICRLYLPQSSLDHYEYIEEAIEELRDEIKRMEKSGQTPEQFGLKVRESPTALRITAANKMRSARPLMLAQDYSERHIEGHVLFNDQTINAANLREVGSFLEALGPCTNALGVSDPSMARDLPANRAWLATDGWRVLDLIRKFQFPPAQGDLGRITADTSLFADYVADRIGQELAQWDVILPLNSLKTAERATPFATLGPLRLRSRTTGATDERGYHVTGGKNRVADKNDARLLLPADRSPPDTGLSGDRAYCALRDRPLLIIHLFHIGPAPSEKLDLSNPVISLSFCLPGTGIKPVERSYQVNKVYQRQLELFATEEDDDEAITNG, encoded by the coding sequence TTGCCTGATTTCAACGCCGAGTTAGCGTTCTATCGTACCCGGATCAGCACGAACTATGCCGACGCGCTGAGCTCCAGCGGCGCGCTTCCCGCAGAGGCGATTGACCAGTCGCTCGAGTTCAACCCGTTTGGCCTGTCTGACGATGATCTCGCCCAGATTGCTCGCCAGTTGAGGGCAAGCTTCGCGGTCCAGCAAACCGTCGGCCATTCAATCACCAAAGGCTATACGCCCTGGCTGCGACAGAGGTCGGATATCGACTTCTGGTACTGGCGGCGCCTGCAGCGCTTTTACCTGGAGACGGGCGCCCTGCCCCCGCATGTGGTCGGCGTTCTGGATCGCGTGACCTCGGAGGTCCTGGACTACAGCGGAAACCCCGTCGAACCGGGCTCATGGTCAAGGCGTGGCATGGTCCTGGGTCACGTCCAGTCCGGTAAAACGACGAACTATTCGGCCCTGATCTGCAAGGCAGCAGACGCAGGCTACAAGGTCATCATCCTTCTGGCCGGCATCACCAACTCGCTGCGGGCCCAGACGCAGGAGCGGATCGACGAAGCCTTCATCGGCCGCAAGGCGCTCTTCGGGGCGGCGACTATTGAACGGCTGCCGATTGTCAATTTCGCCCAAGGCTTCCGGGAGCCGGCCTTCGGGACCACGCGGGACCAGGACTTCAATCGCGACCGGGCGACCGGCTACGGCGTCACCTTCGATGCCCTGCGTGAACCCGTCATCTTCGTCCTGAAGAAGAACAAGCACTCATTGGAGAGTCTGCGAGACTGGGTCGCCAACCAGGCTCGCGGCGGCCGAATTGATCAGCCGCTCCTGCTGATTGATGACGAGGCTGACAACGCATCGGTCAACACCTCGAAGGACCCTAACGGGACGACCACCATCAATAGGGCGATCCGGGAGGTTCTCGGCCTGTTCAGCAGGTCGACCTACGTGGGCTACACCGCGACGCCTTTCGCCAACATCTTCATCGACCCCGAAACGGAAGATGAGATGCTGAGGGACGATCTGTTCCCGAGGCACTTCATCAAGGCGCTGGACCCGCCAAACAACTATGTGGGCGCAGAGGCGGTGTTCGCACCAACCGGGCGTCTAAGAGAGCGGATGATTCGTGTGGTCTCCGACTACCAGGACGTTCTTCCGCTTAAACACAAACGCAGCGAATCGTTGCCTTCCCTTCCGCCATCGCTGGTGGACGCGGTTCGGGCCTTTGTACTGGCCCGCGCCATCCGGGTTCGCGCAGGCGACGGGGCAAAGCATGCGTCGATGATGATCAACGTTAGCCGCTTTAACGACGTGCAGGAGCGGGTGTTTGGTCTGGTCTACAGCCAGCTTGAAAAGATCCGCCAGGCGATCACGGTGAACTCCATGGCCGGCGAAGCAGGCTGGCGTGACCTCGAGCTTCAGGCCCTCGCCGGAGTTTTTGATGCGGAGTTTGCGACTGAAGAGCTGACGCTGGCCGACCTCGTCCCGCATCTGTTCGAGGCCGTCCGGACCATCGAGGTTCGGACCGTCAACATGAAGGGTGGCGAGCTCGACTACTCGAGACATGCCGCCGAGGGCCTGCACGTTATCGCCATCGGCGGCCTGGCGCTTTCGCGCGGCCTGACTCTCGAGGGCCTCATGATATCCTACATCCTTCGGAACACGGCGGCTTCCGATACCCTCATGCAGATGGCCCGGTGGTTTGGCTACCGACCCGGCTACGAAAAGATCTGCCGCCTTTATCTGCCCCAGTCATCCCTCGATCACTACGAGTACATCGAGGAGGCCATCGAAGAACTCCGCGATGAGATCAAGCGGATGGAGAAATCTGGCCAAACCCCCGAACAGTTCGGTCTGAAAGTCCGCGAAAGCCCTACCGCGCTTCGAATCACGGCCGCCAACAAGATGCGGTCGGCAAGGCCATTGATGCTGGCTCAGGACTATTCCGAGAGGCACATCGAGGGGCATGTCCTTTTCAACGACCAGACCATCAATGCCGCCAATCTTCGCGAAGTCGGGAGCTTCCTTGAGGCGCTTGGCCCCTGCACCAACGCGCTTGGGGTCAGCGACCCATCGATGGCTCGGGATCTGCCCGCGAATAGGGCCTGGCTTGCAACCGATGGCTGGCGCGTTCTGGATCTGATCAGGAAGTTCCAGTTTCCCCCGGCTCAGGGCGATCTCGGCCGAATCACGGCCGATACGTCCCTGTTTGCTGACTATGTCGCCGATCGCATTGGTCAGGAGCTGGCGCAATGGGACGTCATATTGCCGCTCAACAGCCTGAAGACTGCTGAGAGGGCGACACCCTTCGCAACCTTGGGCCCCCTCAGATTGCGGTCACGCACCACAGGAGCGACGGATGAGCGCGGCTATCACGTCACTGGGGGAAAAAACCGTGTCGCCGACAAGAACGACGCCAGACTTTTGCTCCCGGCTGACCGCTCGCCGCCCGATACGGGCCTGAGCGGCGACCGCGCCTACTGCGCCCTCCGGGATCGCCCGCTTCTGATCATCCACTTATTCCACATCGGACCGGCGCCGTCCGAGAAGCTCGACCTGTCGAACCCGGTGATCTCGCTCAGCTTCTGCCTGCCCGGGACGGGCATCAAGCCGGTCGAACGCTCCTACCAGGTCAACAAAGTCTACCAGCGACAACTCGAACTCTTCGCGACGGAAGAGGACGACGACGAGGCAATCACCAATGGCTGA
- a CDS encoding AIPR family protein: MIQDDIGDPFDQFWNDLLLEADATGDSQNEAFFRLYSGLAAENGDCLDLTYMPARREGRGGFQIDGYAIDTDRGELQIAICDLQADRSLQTLNAADLQSLIGRAVRFCELTADPRFLVELDEASPAWEVAYHIREARPQIRRIRCLVFTNARLSMRRKVIEATEILGVEAAINVMDFSRYSDMLLAQAGFDPIEIDIEELNKGPLPCLQAHLPEGDYRSFLVVMPAELLANLYGLYNTRLMEQNVRTFLQVKTKVNKGINQTIREAPEMFFAYNNGITATATDIGLTEGAEGTSIRTISNLQIVNGGQTTASLLQARDKNGADLSGIFVQMKLSVVRPELVETIVPNISRFANTQNRISETDFFSGHPFHVELEKLSKQISPPAAPGELVARSWFYERARGQYANAVAALAGAARRKFEAEYPRKQLIKKTDLAKYMLSYACKPHIVSLGEQKCFKPFADEIKDLWEKNKDQFNETYFKHAIGQTILFRYVDEMIGRSEWYRVHRVDKAATVTYSIAWLLNHLRQNHGQELDLGRLWSEQGVPRQVQQALQVIAPRVIDRIRSTPYEKKRVSDYVRDPRCWLDVASLEVELDETSLLSCCVSIEEARNLERDAVRKLKVDTEIEFETVLFQLIPRVPRIRAFAKSKRILSPLADKALRQLETRAVSLSKSDRNALKNLFERIDAVGGGELISLGALSAAE; the protein is encoded by the coding sequence ATGATCCAGGACGATATCGGCGATCCATTTGACCAATTCTGGAACGACCTGCTCCTCGAGGCTGACGCTACCGGTGATTCACAGAACGAGGCCTTCTTCCGCCTCTATTCCGGGCTGGCAGCCGAGAACGGTGACTGTCTTGATCTGACCTACATGCCGGCGCGCAGGGAGGGCCGCGGGGGCTTTCAGATCGACGGATATGCGATCGACACCGACCGGGGCGAGCTGCAGATCGCGATCTGCGATCTCCAAGCGGATCGCTCCCTTCAGACCCTGAATGCCGCCGATCTGCAGAGCCTCATCGGCCGCGCGGTTCGGTTCTGTGAACTGACTGCTGACCCGCGCTTCCTGGTCGAACTCGATGAAGCCAGCCCTGCGTGGGAGGTCGCCTACCATATCCGTGAGGCACGCCCGCAGATCCGCCGGATCCGGTGTCTCGTCTTCACCAACGCACGTCTCTCGATGCGAAGGAAGGTGATCGAAGCCACTGAAATCCTCGGGGTCGAGGCCGCGATCAATGTGATGGATTTTAGCCGCTACAGCGACATGCTGCTCGCCCAGGCTGGCTTCGATCCCATCGAGATCGACATCGAGGAACTGAACAAGGGGCCGCTGCCCTGCCTGCAGGCCCATCTACCCGAGGGAGACTACCGGTCGTTCCTGGTGGTCATGCCCGCCGAGCTGCTGGCCAATCTTTACGGGCTCTACAATACACGCCTCATGGAACAGAACGTTCGAACGTTCCTGCAGGTCAAAACCAAGGTCAACAAGGGCATCAATCAGACGATCCGGGAAGCCCCGGAGATGTTCTTCGCCTACAACAACGGCATCACCGCAACGGCAACAGACATCGGATTGACGGAGGGCGCGGAGGGAACATCTATCCGCACGATCAGCAATCTGCAGATCGTCAACGGCGGCCAGACGACGGCCTCGCTCCTTCAGGCGAGGGACAAGAACGGGGCGGACCTCTCGGGCATCTTTGTCCAGATGAAGCTGTCGGTGGTCAGGCCGGAACTTGTCGAGACCATTGTCCCCAACATCTCCCGGTTCGCCAACACCCAGAACCGGATCAGCGAGACGGACTTCTTCTCCGGCCACCCCTTCCACGTCGAGCTCGAGAAGCTCTCCAAACAAATCAGCCCACCCGCTGCACCGGGCGAACTTGTCGCCCGGTCATGGTTCTACGAGCGCGCACGGGGCCAGTATGCCAACGCAGTCGCGGCGCTCGCGGGCGCTGCGCGGCGCAAGTTCGAGGCGGAGTATCCCCGCAAGCAGCTCATCAAGAAGACCGACCTCGCGAAGTACATGCTGTCCTACGCCTGCAAGCCACACATCGTCAGCCTCGGTGAGCAGAAATGCTTCAAGCCCTTCGCCGATGAAATCAAAGATCTGTGGGAGAAGAACAAGGACCAATTCAACGAGACCTACTTCAAGCACGCGATCGGCCAAACCATCCTCTTCAGATACGTGGACGAGATGATTGGCCGGTCTGAGTGGTACCGGGTACACCGGGTGGATAAGGCGGCCACTGTCACCTACTCCATCGCTTGGCTCCTGAACCATTTGCGGCAGAACCACGGTCAGGAGCTCGATCTGGGACGGCTCTGGTCGGAACAGGGCGTTCCGAGGCAGGTCCAGCAGGCGCTGCAGGTCATCGCCCCGCGTGTTATCGACCGTATCCGAAGCACCCCCTACGAAAAAAAACGCGTTTCGGACTACGTCCGGGACCCGCGATGCTGGTTGGACGTGGCCAGCCTGGAAGTGGAGTTGGACGAGACCAGCCTGCTCAGCTGCTGCGTCTCCATCGAAGAGGCCAGAAACCTGGAACGGGATGCTGTACGCAAGCTGAAGGTCGACACCGAGATCGAGTTCGAAACGGTGCTCTTCCAGCTGATCCCGCGGGTTCCGCGCATCAGGGCGTTCGCGAAGTCCAAAAGGATTCTCTCCCCTTTGGCGGACAAGGCGTTGAGACAGTTGGAAACCCGCGCAGTTTCACTGTCGAAGTCGGATCGAAACGCTCTCAAGAATCTGTTCGAACGCATCGACGCTGTGGGCGGCGGTGAGCTGATCAGTCTGGGGGCTCTCTCCGCCGCAGAGTAG